Part of the Diabrotica virgifera virgifera chromosome 6, PGI_DIABVI_V3a genome, aCTTCTGGAGAATTTCATAACTGTCAGCAAATACCAACGTGTCGTCCACGTATTTGCTGTCATTATTCTTTCGTTAATCATGTCCAAATATTCTTATATTttcctactttttttattactataTTAAAAATGGTTACGACTTATCATTCAACTTTATTCCATAGATATTGCATGTGTCATTTGGAGGTTCTTTCATATTCTGTAAATTATAAGCACAGTATCAGCTGGTATCAGTGTAGAGCAAGTTATTGATAATTTCTCCATTTATTATTAAGAACTCTGTTCCCTCAACTATTATAGCTTCCTGGATTTATTATTTATCCCATAATAaatttcttcatttattattaaGAACTATGTTCCCTCAACTGTTATAGCTTTCTggaaaatggcttcactatattcATTAAACAATATGAGACAATACACACCCCAACAGTATTTACTTGATGGAAAGAAAAGCTTATAGATTTGCAAGACCTATCAAAATATTAGATAAGAATTAGTCTATAAATAAGTACAAActttattttattaatcatcagcttatcaaaaaatgtataacaaattaatcaaaataaataaataaataaataaatgatttactttattttgtAGACGAAAATATTTTAGTCCTAATATAAACAAAATCATCCTGTCATATAAgtaatatgtattattattattataccatAATAAACGACGGCCTAAACTTTTTTTTCGTAGTCGGTTTAGAGGTTGAAGTTGTAGTTGATCTTCTAAATGGCCGCTGTGGTGCATTAGCAGATATTTGGTTAAAATTTAGACGGTTTGCATTGTTATTAGTGCGAATTGGTCTTCTAACAAAATTGTTGGCATTTCTGACCGGAAACAAGGCTTGCCTTCTGAATCCATTAGCTGGGTAGGTTCGTGGTGGGTAGTTCCATTGATACATTGGTTTTGGTCTGAAAATATTGTACAAATAGATTAGCATATTAGCATTGTTCAAGCCACCATCACTCACACAGAAGCGCAAGTACGAGTTCAAAATCAGTTGACAGATTCTTTCCAAATAACTAAAgggctaaaacagggagatgggctggcaccgactctgtttaataaaaaaatatattttttattgattattatttgaaaatttttcgtaaacccaaaaaatgtattgtttaataagtcaaaacaaattgtaatgtacgcagatgatgtaaacttgaagggaagaaccgcaagagacatCACTGAACTTTATGTGGAGCTTGAAGAAAATGGGAAAGAATTAGGGTTAGCCGTCAACATAGATAAAACTAAAGCCCTAATACAATCAAGGAAACAacgaaaattgcaaaatttgaCAATAGACGACGCTAACATTGAAGTAGTAAAACAGCTTATTAGGTACATACCTGGTTGTACCTACAGATAACTGAGGTTGGCAGCAAAGAGGAGAAAATACGGAAAAGAATAATGCTTGCACACAAAGCATACTTCTCTCTGTCGCAGATGTTTGAATCTAAAGACATCCATAGGCAAGTAAAGTCTAAATTATAAGACCATCATACGACCAATAGCAACATATGGCGTAAAAATATGGATCagagtccattctttcacggtttttgctctaaattttaaagaaccgcttggattgacatgaaatttggcatacgcatagcttacatgtcaaagaaaaaaagtgatattgtgccgacgtgtgcttttgccctgggggtgactttcaccccctcttgggggtgaaaaaatatatgtccaaaacaactccggaaatgggtaaactgactaattttaagtaatttttgttctatagagctttttcgccaagtcaacacttttcgagttatttgcgagtgaatatgttcatttttcaacaaaataaccacatttttagacggtttttcgcaaataactcaaaaagtaagtattttgtcgaaaaaatcgttcttagcaaaaatatagcctataaaaaagtaaaaaaaatggtgtacgcgttaggtctctggatctcgtagaaccagagttatagccaatgaaatatagattcatattcaccaaatttcaaatagaatatttcgacgtgaaatatccaaaaaattaagcactttttggggaaaacccattttaacttttttaaagtgtttaaaaaaagctttatttctgtttttacgaaaagtttctagcattaaatttaagcaagttacgctcaaaataatgttggtcccttttgtttttgcaaaaaaaaaatcgggaaggccaccccctaattagcaacttaaatgaaattaatcgttgccgctccataaattattttacttatattgtgtttatatgatctgtaagtttcatcgattcaaagtgtttatttttgaaaaaatttggtttcaaagtaaaatttttaaaaatttaaattttgaaaaatatgctttttttcaaaataacttaaaaattgttagagataccaaaagtcccgaaatacaaaaaaagtcagatttacttttctgaatatcatgtatttttttgtttttctgttgacaaaaattgatcaaggtttggtgtttctaaatttgcatacattcgtgatcagtgactcgttcaaccccttttaactacagccgtttcaataataaggactttgaaccgatgaaacttacagatcatataaacaatatatacacgagtcaagaaacttgtgaagttgttacgattaagttcatttaagatactaattggggggtgattttctcaatttttttaccaaaaccaaaagggactaactttattttgagcgtaacttgtttaattttgatgctacaaattttttttataaaacaaaaatgaagctttttttaaacactttaaataagtttaaatgagttttccccgaaatgtgcttcatttttggatatttcacgttaaagtattccacttggaatttgacgaatatgaacctatatttcattagctataactctgcttctactaaataaaaaaacgtgatatattcactattttttaaaaaaatttataggctatatttttgctaagaatgctttaTCGACAAAAcacttacaatttgagttatttgcgaaaaaccgtctaaaagcgtggttattttgttgaaaaaatgaacatattcactgccaaataactcgaaaagtattgacttagtgaaaaaactctatagaacaaaagttactttaaattagccagtttacccatttcctgactttgtttggacgaatattttttaacccccaagagggggtgaaaagcacccccagggcaaaagcacatatcggcacaatatcactttttttctttgacttgttagctgtgtgtatgccaaatttcatgtcaatccaagcggttctttaaaatttaaaggttttgcaatattttaccgttaatgaatggactatCATGACAGGAAATACAATAAACTTTATTACTACTTTCAAAAGAAAGATATCGAGGAGGATATAATGGCATATGTAGAATAAGGTTCAACTACGAGTTATACCAATATTGCAAAGAACCCTCAAttgcaaattatgcaaaaatacaacgATTGCGCTGGACAGGTTACCTTATAAGAATGAATAATGACAAATCACCTAGTACAACGCTTAGCGGAACTATAGTGGGACGTCGACCAgtaggaagaccaaagaagaggtggatagacgaagtgagacccgatgctaaagagatattgagggtggataGCTGGAGGAAAGCAGACAGGCTCAGAGATACTTCGAGGCGAATGCTAGGGGAGGCCAGGGTCCGACTTGAACTGTAGTGCCATAGAAGAGAGATATTAGCTGTAACGTTCCTGTTTTCTTTGAGAATAAATTCTcacttgtgttcaaaatttttctgatgggtgagaggagtgtgtaacgttacaaacgtcacatctttgatattttatttttaaataattattttattcgattttctttaatatttcattattaattatcttctatttgttttaccagttttcttcattaaaaactcgttggcgccctcttttattatcctcttttatttttattattttctatttaatatatctcttttcatctaaaatctaaatcatcatactgaacctaccccgtatattcttactctgtgaTCATCTGttttaatacggaacatgcctaaCTTCCTACAGTTCAAGCTGTCATTTCAATTCTCAAAATAGTGGTGGTAATGTCATAAAAGGCAAAGAAGCttcaaaattaaaacattttatttctagACGATctttctcttggggtaagaatactAAGAATTATAATTATATTCCTCATTATATTCCATGCATAACTAGTTTCTTATAACAgtctttctaatattttttatacctaaccttcaaatgttcaaccatgtgtttgATTTTGGTTTGATTTCTGTATTTCATTTCATCTATTGATATGCTTTtagtaaacaaattatttaactaTTCCGTCACTATTAATCTTATTTTATTCCTTTGTCAATTACTACGTTTTACGATTATTTGGCAAAGGCTCGTTTTTGGTTTATCtccttgatgattgatatgtgctttactcttctagtttttgggaataaaaatcacttttctcccttcgggagcttcAAGTCATCCACACCGGTGATGGAACATAAGGCGAAGACAACAAGATGACATCCAGACTGCAACGAGCACCATctctagctgcaggggcctagggccgaacatCTGCCCAAGTCTACAAGAAGtgaacagcagtaccattcgacatcaagaaattaccatcgaaccagataccaaagCCATTAGTGtaatctacaaattgttagtttttggcaagaatttgaatatatttgttaatgcacataagtcatatttttattatattttatgaacaataaacacaattgaagagtacaggggaaaacaaggaatgtcactttttcatgaattttggcttttcccgccatgtggtagcaaaaactgagtactatcgactatactatcgattcagaacaataaccagaaagatcagtctacataatttttttaagaatttgtatccaggcgagGACCTGGATTGTCCGCAGGCCACTGgaaaaaaataaggaatgttagcagttttttggtgcattattaaattaataacttaatatacATTCATATTATATTAAGAGTATAGACCAATACTTGCTAGAATTCTGataagaatctcctaagtagtttttagatattataagaattaaacctttattggtgtttatctcaatatgtataaaatgtgacatattccttgtttttcccctgtactcttcaattagttaaaaatactgttttgtttgcttccattctgaattttcatagttcatatctaagattaggacaagacgaacggTGTAGCtatggctatcttggatgattgaggtaatattttcgaatattatttcaattagctggggtagtccatcgcctaTTTCGTTtcaatggcgcccaacgtggggcctgaccatcatcaaatctcgaaagttggaatactttggacacattatgagaaatgaatccagatatgccctcctacaagccatcctgcaaggaaaaatatttggaaagcgaggtccaggaagaagaagaacatcctggttaaaaaacctcagaacctggttgaACACAACAtttgtgcagcttttccgcgttgctgcagataaggtgaagattgccatgatgatcgccaacattcgtcacggataggcacatcaagaagaagaagattagaaaaGTCCAGCAAGTAAGTGACATAAGCTACACAAACGGTATTTATAGGCCTTGGTGTGGAGTTTTCTGTTTATCATTCATCATTGAATGACGCGAATGAAAATATGTGAGACCTACGCACTCTCTCGATCcgcttttaatatttttttgccgCAGTCACAGACGAAATGTCACCAGGAATAAATAATTCCAGACAACAGTCTATAAACTCTAATAATATTTTATCTTCACTAACACCGGCTGTGAAAATCTACACtctttaataaaaagttttgggGGAGGATCTCATTGGAATTGCTGCAAGGATCAACAAAGCAATGGATGTCGGTGGTTGATCAGGAAGTACTTACTGATGAGTGGGCTTGCGTTAATTGCCTGGTCAAAAAGATGAAAATCATAACAAAATTCCCCTCAAACCAGCGATGGAACAGCTACTAAATTAAATGAGTTGACCTAAGTACTATGCGGACTTCTGACATCAGGCGACACCCGAATTTCATTTCCTTCCCCTGGCATATGGGGGAATTGCCCATATCTGCAGAGGTTGAATATCCACACATTAGCTTCTCGTGGGACAAGAATTGACCACGAATAAATAAACAAAGCAAAGAAGGAAGAGGAACAACTCAGCTCTAGTCATCCGGAAACTTTGGAACTGGATCCAGTTAGAGACCATGCTTGCAAAGATGAAAAAAGTAGTGAAATGTAGATAACAATCGGCGATAAAGTTCAGCGAGATTCTTAAAAAAATCGAGCATGAACAACGCGATTAGGACAAGGTTTGAGCACCTGTTAAGCAGGGTCTCAATCCAAAATAGGCTCGAGAGTAGAGGCTAAAACCTATCTGAAAGCTACCAATATAGATATATGGTATATAAAAAAGATGTATCAGTTCGCAGTGTGGTAAGGTTTACAAAGCTAAACGACCGTTTAGAAATCTACaattatttacaataaaaaaagaGACACGTGAACTGCGTTACTCCGAGAGTATAGCGTTGTCGTCACCGCAAAAGTCACTAAGTCCAAAATAACAAAACTGAGAAAACGAACATTTAGTGACTTCTGCCTGACAACACAATGGTAATTTTGGACTTATGCATATTCAGTAACTTAGGCAACCATCTCTAGGTACTTTCTAGGACTTCGTTATTTTTGCCAGATTATGAAACTTGATATTGTGAATCGATCAGAACACTTAACTCAATTTTAAAAAAAGTGGACTTAGTGAGTTTTGCCGTGACGACGACGATAGGTACCCTTACCAGGTATGTATCTAGgagactcattaatattcagctcagcggggtGCTATTGTTGGAGGTGTGAAATTACATAAATGGATCATTTCATAAAACGGGTAGATCCCTTGTTTATAAAATTCCACACCTCCAAC contains:
- the LOC126887170 gene encoding uncharacterized protein LOC126887170 codes for the protein MVFRLFLLCIPVASVLCGKIGEKEESIKDASKREGDYITNATLSKSNQHRQPKQVNYYTIPNTANMRRINNMNLNNNYYYDNRPKPMYQWNYPPRTYPANGFRRQALFPVRNANNFVRRPIRTNNNANRLNFNQISANAPQRPFRRSTTTSTSKPTTKKKFRPSFIMV